Within the Camelus dromedarius isolate mCamDro1 chromosome 9, mCamDro1.pat, whole genome shotgun sequence genome, the region TCCCGAAATTCCTCTGGAGGCAGTGTTTTGAGACCTTTGGATTGGAAGGGAGgatgggtgggggcagaggacgCCAGTTAAGAGCACCGGCTCTGGCCTCAAGTTCCTGGGTCTTAAAACCTGGCTCCCCTTCCTGTAACCTGTGTGACTTAAGGTAATTACTTAgcttctgtacctcagtttctttatcagttAAATGAGAATGGTTATAGCATTCACCTCAGAGGGTTCTGGTGAAGATACAAGGAGGTTATTGTGCATTTAAGTGCCCGGTGGGATCAACTCATTTTTTATGTGGTCCTTTGGTTGAGAATTTCCGGTGGGATCTGGGGGGCTGGAATAGAGGGTGCCTTATCCCCTTTCCTGCCACCCCCAGCAGCAGAAGTCCACCCCCTTGGAACGCGGCCGCCATCAGAGACGCCTGGCCAATTCAGGGGGCTGGGTCCCCATCAAAGGTGAGCCTGGGCCTCCACATCTCCCTCTCACCTGCCCAAGAGCCGGCGGGATGGTACTGAGGGCGGCATATTGGGCTCCGTAGCTCCCTGCGGCTTCAGGCCCTGCACAGACCCCCCGACCCCAACGCCTGCTCTCGCAGAGTACAGCTCCGACCACCAGGCAGCTGACATGGCCGAAATAGACGCCCGCCTGAAGGCCTTGCAGGAATACATGAACCGACTGGACACGCGGTCGTGACCTCGGAAAAGTACTGCccttccagccccacccaccgCTGGCTTCGGCGCGGGGTGGGGCCGGTGTGTCCTGGCCCCGCCCAGATCCCTGCCCCTCCTGGTGCTCAAGAGGTCTCAGGTGTGTGTGACCTTGACCCCTCCCTCTCCCGCAGGCATTGCAGGCTGGGAGGGTGGGTATGTGCATTTTGTAAATAAACGTATTTGCCCTCGGGATCCCTCAGCTTACACTGaagggtggggtggagtggggagaagTGAAGCTTGGGTGAGGGGTAACTGGGACCTGTGTGTATTTCTGAACTTGTCTGTGACTGGGAGGCAGATTGGGGTACAGGCTCAGGGAAAACTCCCGCACTCTCGAAAGCAACGAAAGGAGTGGGGACCTGAAGGGTGGGAGTGATCAGCTCATCCCCAGGTGGCCCAAGCAGAGATGCTGCACAGGATGTCTTTGGCGGTGTGGTGGAGAGGGGGTGTCCTCCAGCATGGTTCACTGCCCAGCAGCTGAGGACCCCTGAGCTGCTTTTTGTGACATGTCGGCCGACTTGGTGCTAATTCCTGCACTCTGACCTGAGACCTCTGGGTTCTGAGCTGTGATGTTACTTCCAAGCTGGGATCTCTGGGGTCTTGGTTCAGGGGGCCTCTGGGTTCTGAGCACCAGAGAGGACTGGATGCTAAGAGGATGGGGCTGTGGTGGCTGGGGTcttgtgagagggagagagggcaggggacaTGGGAATACAGTTTGAGCTTCAcctttattgggggggggggagaggcaGTGGGGTTTCTGACAGAGTGGGGATGGGAGCGGTGTGCCGAGCCGGAGAGGGCCTCATGCGCGGTAGTGTGACCAAGTCTGGATGATTTCGTAGAGCCGGTCACCTGGAGAGAGGGTCGGCTGCACATCCCGGTGTCCTTTGACCTCGTAGTTGGATCTCAGGGCTCCCAGAGCCACACCACAAGCCAGCAGATTCTGGGCTGCCCGgagggcgcggggcgggggcactCGATCTGGGGGAGGGTAGAGGTAGGGGTTAGGCTGGGGCTTCCTGGAAAGGCAGAGGTAGTGTCGGGTAGTGCTTCTGATTGTGCACTCCAAGCTGGCCCCCTAGGGCCTAGAACCCAGTCTGCCACTGCCAAgcagtgacttaacctctctgtgcctcagattcctcatctgtgaaaggggaGAATGACAGCACTTGCCCAGAGGTGCCCAATAGCTAGCTGTCATTTACCAGACACTTCTTAGGTGCCATGGACTGAGCTTCACTGAAGCTGTGCAACTGAAAATGGCCTTTACCCAAAGGAgaaacaaggctcagagaagcagtCACtcgcctgaggtcacagagcttgTAGCTGGCAGAGCCTCCCACTGACTACACACCATGCTGTGTCACCCCCCGAGCTCCAAGTCAGCCTGCaggctggacaagtcacttactCATATAGTTGCCCATGAAGGAGATGCCTATGGATATGGGGTTCCAGGTGGGACCTGCGTGGGCGCCCTTGATGTTCCAGCCTCGGCCTTCGTACACGAGCCCATCTTCTCCGATCAGGAAGCTGCATGGGTGGGTGGGCTGGATGAGTGAAGGAGAGCTTCCTGGGGGAGGACTCCCACCCATCCTCTGCTCACCCCGCCCCTGTCCCTGCCATTCACACGCCATTTCCCCAACACCCTCCCCTCATCTTCCACAGTAATAACAATGACCATGGCCCTTGCCATTGTCAAGCATAGCTCTACATGCACCTTTTTTCATCCTTGCAGCAACGCTGTGAGCCACCACTGCCCCCATCCTGTAGATGATCAGAGAGGAGGCaacacctgcccaaggtcacacagctggtctggggcagagccagggttttCACCCAGGCCTCTCATGACTCCTACCCACGTGGTCTGATTCCTtgctctttcctgcctccctggagGATTCATTGAGCTCTTGGTTTGCTAACTCATCTGTAGTCCTCACAGGCAGGCACTGTtatccccccctccccccttgAAGCTGAGGATGCAGAGACTGAGATTATTTAGCCAACATCATGTCCTAGAGTTAATGCTTCTCAGAACTTTCCAGTGAGAAGTTCttctgccctctccccaggctacttcctgcttcctcttccctGCCAGGGTGCATTTGAGTGACAGGATCAGGGACTCGAGGGTTGGCACCGCAACCAGACACAAACCCCAAAGCCTCAGCATCTGTCTCTTTGAAGTTTCCAGTCCTGGGACTGGGAGCAGATCCTTAAGACTCATTCAGCACATCTTGATTGAGGGAGTCTGATTTGGCAATTGCAATTAACTAGACAGCATTTTGGAGACACAGGATTTTCCACCTCAGCCCCCTGGCTCACACAGTCACCGATGATGCACATAATGTGGGAACTTCTGAATAACAGATCCTGAATTTGCCACTTGGAAAGCCAAACTCTTAGAATCTAGACTGAAGAAGCTAGAAATACCACAGTGATCCTGGCCCCAGGCCTAGGCTGGTCAAGGCCTGCCAcagccccagcacctggcacaaacCATTGGTGTTCTCTATACACTTGTTAAATGGATGCATCTAATTTAAACctcaaccaccaccaccaaatggatGCATCTAATTTAAACctcaaccaccaccaccaggtgGGTATAGTCAGgagctccattttacaggtgaagtaACTGAGGCTCCAAAGGAGACGCAACAAGGAATGGGGATTCAAAACATTTGAATCGGGCTCTGAATCCTAAAATCTGAGAAACAGATTTCAGTTTGCTTTTCTAAAAAGTGATTTAAGCCACTTTGCGGAGTTAAGCTCTGGTCTTTGTTACTTCAAGGGAAACACTTAGAATCAGAGCGCCTGACCCTTGGAAACAAAACTTTGAAGTTGGAGACTTTGAATTGTAAAACCTTGAGCCAGAAGAGCTGGGGATCCCCTTGGAGGCATCTAGATCTCTGAGTGAGGCCCTCAGatttcccaccctcaccccagccctaCAGGAGCAGTCTAAAGGTGGAGCCTGGGAGCCTGCATTTCCAGTCAGCTGATTCCAAAGCTCTCTTGCTGCAGAAACCCTTGTGCAGGACCCCAGACTATTACCTTGGAGAGGGAGCTGGTGGGCATGGGCCCCAAGAGGCAGAGCTAACCCATCTCTACCCCTGTTTCTGCCCTCTGGCCCCCCTACAGTCTTTTCTCTACCCAGCAGCCAGACGGAAGCAGGCTCATATCCCTCCCATGACTCCTATTTTACTCAGAGTAGAACTCAGCTCCTCCCCATGGCTCACAGGACCCTGTGCCATCTGGCCCCTGCGAAGCCCTTCCTCACTTCATGTCACTCTTCCCACCTACTTCCAGTCACCCTGAACTCTGTCTTTCAGACATGCCCCACTCACTCGGCCTTCTGGCCTTTACCTCTGCCATACCCCCAGCTCACTACAGTCTTCCCTGGGCTCCCCTTTGCTGGAGCCCTGCCAGTCCCTCTGTTCCTTTTCTCATCGCTTCTATTGCCACCTGTCTTCATCTTGTTGACTTAGCTTGTCTGTCACCTGTTGCTCCTTGCTGGTCTTATTTAAATCCCTTTGGGTTGGATTCATACTGTTCATAGCTGTATTCCCATCCCAGCACCCGGTGCACAGCCTGGCACGTAGTAGCAGGTGCCAGGAGTCCAGGGATTTGGGGGCTGCCACTCCACTGAAGGTCATGTCCTTAGCGTTTTGCCTGAATTGGCTGGCTTAGTGATGGAATGGGCCACCATCCTATTGACTTtggagaggaggaagatgaagcTGAAACGGAGGGTGAATGCCTGCCCCAGGGCTCAGCCAGCAGTTAAGTGGATCTGGGACTGGAACCTGGCCATGCCTAACCGGCCCGGGACTTCCCCGAAAGGACACCTTCCTGTGTGGTGGCAAAGTCTGTCCCTTCCTTTGAGGGGCAGAGCTTAAACTGCCACCCCTTCTCCTCCTAGCATCTTTTTGCTACCTGCACACGCCCAGCCCTAAGTGGATACCCTGGGGAGAAACGATGATGCTGCACGGTTGAGTAAGGGGCCCGGGGTGTCAGCCAGGTGGCTCTAGAGCCCGGTCCTGCGGTCTCCCACGCCTGcacacctctccctccccagtcccGGCCCCAGACTTGGCTCCCGTCTTCACTCACTTGTAGCCCACGTCGCACCAGCCCAGGTTCCGCACATGGTAGCTTTGCACGTTCTGGGCCTGCTGCGCGCACGAAGCCGGGGTGTCGCAGTGGCTGCCCGCAGTGTGCGACACCACCACGTAGCGCACCGGCCGTGTTAGCCTTTCTCTGCACTCGGACGCCAGGGCCCTCCACTCTCGGCGGGGCACGATGGAGCCGCAGGCCGGCGGGTCTTCTCGAGCCGCTCCGAGGCTGAGGAGGGCGAGGAGAGCCCAGACGAGAAGCACGCAGTGCCGGGTCATGGCAGGCAGATCGCGCGGGGACAGCTGGCACCTCGCGGCTGGCCCTGTGCTTTTATCTGCCGGGGCGGAGTGGCGGGAAGGTCTTGCATCACACCACCAGGGACTTTCCGGTGGGACCCCAGACTCCACTTCCTTCTCTGGTGGGGTTGCAACCAGGTTGCTATGTGGTCAGAtccgggggaggtggggaggtgggagcccGTGGTAAAGCCAAAGGGCCCCTCACCTAGCcgagagcaggggtggggagaggcacaCAGGCCCCTGGGCACCTTGCCCTGTGATTTCTGGAGGACCTAGGGTCTGGATCCCTGCCCTGCTTTGTCTCTCCTCTCAGTGGGGCATTGGACGGATCACCAGGAACTTAACGCGGAAGAGAGGCCCCGggcctcttctcccttcctcctgcatgGCTGAGGAACAAAAGATCCCCCTTAAAAAACCCTCCTCCCAGGCCTAAGCCCGATGTCATTTAACCCTTGCAGCAAACTGAAGAGATGAATATTGGGAAGCTCGTTTCACAGTTGAGTAAACTGAGGCCGGAAGAGGGCTAGTAACCGTTGCTGACACATGGGAGACAGTAGAGCCTGGTGGCCCAGTGCCCCCGttcagagccaggctgcctgcgtTTGAATTCAGGTGAC harbors:
- the PGLYRP1 gene encoding peptidoglycan recognition protein 1, translating into MTRHCVLLVWALLALLSLGAAREDPPACGSIVPRREWRALASECRERLTRPVRYVVVSHTAGSHCDTPASCAQQAQNVQSYHVRNLGWCDVGYNFLIGEDGLVYEGRGWNIKGAHAGPTWNPISIGISFMGNYMNRVPPPRALRAAQNLLACGVALGALRSNYEVKGHRDVQPTLSPGDRLYEIIQTWSHYRA